A stretch of DNA from Arctopsyche grandis isolate Sample6627 chromosome 6, ASM5162203v2, whole genome shotgun sequence:
TCAGCTGTGTTTGTGAACAAAATAAAGGGCAGCACCACAATCTATAATAAAGTTAAATTGATCAATTCGAAAGTAAACATTTTGAGttcttataattttgaaataaaccaCTGCTGCATATGCAATTGAGCATAAATAAGTGTGTATTGAATTTTGCATAAGTTCATACACAATTTTTATATGTGGTGGTAtagatttttatcaaaaaacgggcatgaacttatgcaaccatttcattaaaaaaaagtttaaatataatttatttcagttttaGTCATATCATATGAATAATATGTTTATtgtaatagaaaaatatacatattcttaGTTTttccttacactatatttaataAACTAGCAAAAATTTCATTCTGGATAATGGTCACTATAAAAACTTAATGTGAACTGTCACTGtgtgaaatgtcaaattctcgtTGATCAGACGAGAAATTTCTCTGCCTTTTAGTacaatatgtttataaaaacttGGTAGGAATATTATCATTTTCgtttaaatgttaattttaactttgatacgattatattttaattagttttgtCATAATTTgtcttatacatattataggttatgtatgatttttttccagtaCCACTTAGCCGTATATATTTCGTAAGATTGTATAATTCTTTACAGACTTTAAATTAAAACCAGCTAAACTATATCTGAACGCAAAATGTTTAATTCATTTGCTAGATTGGTAACCACGACCACTAAAAATCTAATCACAACATCCCGTAAATGTAGTGTGGTTGCACTTAGAAGCAGAAAGCTCAAATCTACAGTTAATCCGGTAGGcttctaaaaaataataaccgtAATAATATATCCAAATaccaaaaaatgtaaatttaatatttttttcacaggTAAAATTTTTTGTCGATAAATTTCGTGTACGTGCGGTGGGTGGAAACGGTGGCGATGGATGTATATCGTTTCTTACCGCTTGGGCAAATGAAAATGGTGGTCCGGATGGTGGAGACGGTGGTAATGGTGGCCACGTAGTGTTTCAATCCTCGTACGATGTTACAAATCTCAACCATTGCAAATCAGTAGCAGAGTGAGTTTGTGTTCCAGTTTAATGAACATATTCAACTTTTGAtgtctttaattatataaattgactGCTTTTAGAGCCAAGCACGGTGAAAAAGGATCAACAAAAGACTGCACTGGAAAAAGTGCGGACcacaatattttaaaagttcCCATTGGAACGGTCATTAGGACTGAAGACGGAAATGTATACACACTGCTTTTTTTATGTAACTTTAATTTTACTCTAAAAAACATGATAATTGTTTTAGGTTTTAGCAGATCTCGAGGAGGAGGGATCCATGTTTATTGGTGCACGTGGAGGTGCCGGTGGAAAAGGAAATGCCTTTTTTAAATCAGATGTACAACAGGCTCCTACTCATGCTGAATACGGTGCAATAGGAGAGTCAATAATTTACATTTTAGAAGTTAAGAGCATGGCTCACGTTGGACTGGTATTCAATTCCTTACAAAACGAttacatattttacgttagcagTGATTCTCATTTATAAATCACATTTCAGTTAGGATTTCCAAACGCAGGCAAAAGTACGTTGTTGTGTGCAATATCAAGAGCGCGACCCAAAGTTGCTCCTTATGCTTTTACAACTTTACGCCCTCACATCGGTATGGTTAAATATTCAGACCATGAACAAATTGCaggtaaataagaaataagtcACTCAATTACTTTAAAAGATACCTATATGACTACACAAATGAAATTTCAGTGGCCGATCTTCCCGGTTTGATACCTGGCTCACATAAAAATCACGGATTGGGCATTCAATTTTTGCAACATACGGAACGGTGCTGTTGTCTCATGTACGTTGTGGATTTGTCCGTGGAAAAACCTTGGGATCAGTTTAAATCGTTACAATTTGAACTATCACAGTACAGCGAAGAGTTGGTCACACGTCCACGGCTGATCATCGGAAACAAAATAGACCTACCAGAATCTCAAAGCAATTTGccgaaatttcaaaaatattttaaagatattaaAGTACTGCCAATATCAGCTAAGATGGGTACAAATATATCCGATCTTTTAAAGAAGATAAGAGAAATATATGATGAAAGAATTAAGTAGTTTACAATAAGAATGATGCAGTAGTGTTATAATTtgttgtgttaatattatatctattaatatACGTATTTTCTCAAAGAATTGTGTTTGTGTACGAAACTTATTACatcggagcggagactaatcaattcgaatatgataatgatattttttcttcGTTTTTTCAGATGGGCGTttcaaaaatgtgcaatttttacatattttttgctTTTCCGCTCTTTAACTCAATCTAgcgtgccaaaagtgagtattggaatcaatagtcaggtgttttgtctattgattgtgattttttattactttaaaatacatgtaattaattatctagcgaatcttaagaatttttgttttattttaaagcaataaaaaatcacaatcaatagaaaagaTATCCAACTATTCATTTCAATACTCATGGTTGgcatagcaatactagattttgagttaaagtcaAAAGTCTTTAAAAATagcccatttttttaaacgcccatatctcataaacgagaagaaagcaacaaaaatcattgtgacattcgaattcaatgggtaaAATTTAGAAAAACATTGTATAGTCTGCTccgtaaatttattttgttgctcagtgttattaatgcttttaaaatatatttcatatacatattgctaaggatgtaataaaaattcaaagacgatttgcataatttaaagtttatttatgaaattaatcaataatgcgcaataacacattaaaaatgtttattatataaaatagtaatcaaAGCCAAAATTAATACCCATACGAAAAAACTAATCGCAAAGTTTTGTCTTGGCGAATGTTTCAGCCAATTGCAATACTTCTTGCAAACAATTAATGTTTGGTCCGGAAGCTTGTGCGGATTCAGGTTTACCTCCTCCTTTGCCTCCCATCGGTACTGCAACTACTTGGACCCATTCAGAGGCTTTTAAGCCCTTTCCGATAGCAGATGGAGGAACAGCAGTCAGGCAGAAAATTTTACCAGTGTCCGAGTCAACGGAGAAGAACATGGCTGCTGTGTTTGGATTCAGAGATTTGACTTGTTTTAAAGCGGCATCTAAAGCTTTCGTATTGTTAAATGCTTTTAACTCCTGAACCAAAAATTTAGCTTCTGGATTGGCCAAACACAGTTCTTTTGCTTTTTCTGCAACGGTCACTAAGACTGCAGCTTTCGTAGCACGGTCCTTATCATCCAACTGCTTTTTCAAACCTTTCAAAacatttctaatttcatctttCTTCCAATAAGGAATGACTGCATGCGACACGGTTTCTGTtaattcaacaatttttttaacaatctcctttgaatcgaaatcgTTCGTATCTTTGACAATGTTACAAACAGCGTTGACTTCATTTTCGAGTACAGCCGTTCTGTTTAGAGATTTGGTAGCTTCGGGACCCGTTAAAGCGACAATGCGACGGATTCCTTTAGCTATACCTTCTTCTGAAGAAATGAGAAAATCTCCAATATGTCCAGTCTTATGTAGATGAGATCCACCACAAAATTCAACAGACGTTTGCAGACCATCCGCTCCGGTTGGATTTGCTTCCAATTCTTCCACAGGAATATTAACAGAAACTACTCTGACTGGATCGGGATAAGTCTCATCAAACATAGCTCTGAGACCGTTGATGGTTTTAGCTGATGCTAGTTTAATTGATTTAGCATATACTTTATGATTGTTGGTGATTATAGATTTTATCTGATCTTCAGCGTCTTTGATCTGTGCAGTAGTCATTGGACCTTTGTTTGTAAAATCGAATCGCAATCGATCGGGCATAACCAACGAGCCTCTCTGATCAGAATCATTGCCTAAAATATTACGTAGTACTCCGTTGAGGATATGTGTTCCGGTGTGATTATTCATAACGAGTCTTCTACGTTCAGCGTCGATGTGAAGAGAAAGCTTATCGCCAATTTTCAAAGTACCTTCAACAACACCAATATGGAGAATGTAACCTCCTTTAACTTGAACGTTTTTGACTGTAAACTCGACGCTTTCGTCGCCGATTTTGACCATGTAGCCCTCGTCAAAGATTTGGCCTCCCTGTTCTGCGTAAAAACTAGTCTGGTCCAAAAGAATGCCACACGCTTGACCTGAACTTACTTCATCGACGAATTGTTTGTTATACCTTAGCCGCACTACCGTGGCAGTGCACGACTCAAAGGAGTAAGTAGCATACTTTTCATCGTCGGCTgagtatttatatttgaatgaatCGTTTGTTGGAGGTACTCCTTGATTTTGCAATTCGGTGAGTGCATGAACGTCTAATTGGATGACTTCCTCTGCACCTGCGCCTTTACCTTGCGAAGTCAATTGGGCAGCCTTCTTGGCCTCATCATATCCATTCATGTTAACTTGTAGACCTTTTTCTTCACACATCAGTTGTGTCAAATCCACCGGGAAACCGTAAGTATCATACAATCGCCACGCAATGTCTCCGGGAACTTCCTTTCCAGTTAACTTATTGATAGTTCTATTCAAAAGATTTCTGCCTCTTGttaaagttttcaaaaattggaCTTCTTCTTCGTTTATTATATCCATAATGGTTTGAGGGTCTCGGGTGACTTCTGGGAAAGTTTCGCCGAGCAATTCAACAACCGTATTTACTAAAGTTGCAAAAAATCCAGGCTTTGCATTCAATTTTTCAGTTGCATAACGAACAGCTCTCCTCAGGATTCTTCTTAAAACGTATCCTCTGCCAGTATTATCTGGTCGGCCTCCATCGGCAAGAGCTACAGTTAAAGTTCTGGCGTGATCTGCAAGGACTCTATAAGCCATATCCATACCGTCAACGTCTTCAGCGCCGACTTTGCCGGAATATGGACGACTTCCAGTTCCTTTTTCGATAGCTTCAAAAAGCGGCATGAATACATCAGTGTCATAATTTGCACGCTTTCCTTGAATAACTGAGACCAATCTTTCAAAACCTAATCCGCAATCAATATGCTTTTTGGGAAGTAAACGGAGAGATCCATCTGTTTCTCGGTTGAATTGAATGAATACAAGATTCCATATTTCCAACACATCGGGGTCATCCATGTTAACAAGATGGGCAGCTTCACGACCTCCTATCCTATCAAAATGTAATTCTGAACACGGTCCACAAGGACCAGTTTCACCCATTTCCCAGAAATTATCTTTCATACTGCCTGGTAAGACGTGAGATGGAAGTATTCCTAATTTTATCCAAATCTCTTTACATTCATCATCAGGAGCGAGACCGGATTTTTCATCTCCTCCAAAGTAAGTGACGTACAATCTTTCAGATGGTAATTTCAATACTTCAGTGAGAAGTTCCCAAGCCCAGGTGCAAATTTCTTTCTTGAAATAGTCCCCAAATGACCAATTTCCTAACATTTCGAAGAAAGTATGATGGTAGACGTCCTTTCCTACATCGTCAAGATCGTTATGCTTTCCACCTGCTCTGATACATTTTTGTGTATTGACAGTACGGACCCAACGAGCCATGTCGCTGTTCGGATCGGCGGTCCCTAAAAATATTGGCTTGAATTGATTCATTCCGGCGTTTGCGAACAGCAACGTCGGATCATCCAATGGAATGGTCGAAGACGAGTGAACGTATTCATGCTGCTTCCCTTTGAAGAAGTCTATAAATGCATTTCGAATTTGCTTTGCGGTCATAGAAGTATCCATGTTGatctgaaattataaaaattcaaatgagCACAACAAAAAATACTATTGTTTAATCAACGATATCTAAATCTCATAATAATTTCAAGTGTTTGAGAAATTATAATTCAATGATGAGTCATTGAAATGTATTGTTCAAAGTCTGCCTTTTCACATACAATGTTCATTGAAAgcaaaatcaatattatttgCTACATATTAAAAAAGTAGGCATACTGATTATGCAACATTTGtgcaatatcaaaaaataatatgtatattatattatatatttgcataacaTAAACATTACATATCAACGCTAAGTATGTCAATGGTAATTAGACTATTGATTATACTTGGGGCAAACTGCCATTGGTGCAAATGCACAATTGGCAAGGAACTAGGGCAAGAAAACCTTACATTGTCCATttagtgtatgtatttataagtacCGGCAAATTCTAACCAATGGGAAAAGTTTGGATTGAAGATTAAGGTGAATGAAATGAGTAAAGGTAACCAATCGATGGGTAAAAGGTTGCGCAGTGAAGGGCAATATTTGAGGCGTTGCTCCATATGGCATCAGCTGATGCAATTGTGGTGCAAAGGAAAGGTGAGTCGTTGCCACGTGGTGcggttaaaaatgaatatttgaggTGTGGGGGTTCGTGGGGCTCCGGGGGCGAAGTCTCACCGGCGAGGGCGGGGCTGCTCCCTCTGCACCACGTGTCTTGAATATGTGTGAACAACTGCGTCCACTCAGACCGGCCTGTCTACAATGCGACAGGCAAACCAGACACGCGACAGTCTATCTATTACCATGGATTCTCAAACTGTTTGCAAACTTTACACAGCtacaatggttcggtgattactggtcacaaattactcgtcacaaagtcactaaaatctctataacgcaACATCTgtcagccgaaaagtccatcataataacgataactatcatagtaacgagaattTGAGTGCcatatattgtgtattcgcgattttcatggcaaaaaatgtctgtgaccaccccaatgtgacgaatagtccaattaccgctACAATACCTAAATTGTGCAATGTATTCGTAGTTCGTAGATTCATTTTGAATGGTGTAAAAGTGTGAATAAGTGACTAAAAATAAATCGTGCCTTTTTTTACTAATTGCCTTTACgcatttacaaatatgtagctTTATACCTTTACtagcagagaaatgtaatattaatagaatttgtggctttaggtgttcttttgttgtcaagtgacattctgtccacggacagatctaaataattttctaaataatcaataatttgatgcttggtgctcgacgtgggtttggtgcatccgctctaaaatcgccagattaacagaacggtagctttaaacgtaattctcgttttctcgaatgatagattgcacatcagatgacgagtaacctttcgatgtgcacagatgcaattattaaaattgagttggatctttctggcgagtttaataaggcaagattcggaacttatcgaatcttgccttattaaactcgcctgaaagatccaactaaattttaataattgcatgtgtgcacatcgaaaggttacccgtcatctgatgtgcaatctatcattcgagaagatgagaattgcatttaaagcagccgtccgttaatctgtcgttcaatttgtctggcgattttagagcggatgcaccgcatccgctCGAtttatgtccgataaaaacttctctgtttgtttatattactcgcaagatgggcaagcatcggtaaaaattgcacaatacattcaaaaacacacaataaacaacatgggatacatttttataattaaattgatccgattgtattccgtgcgatgtagcgtatttatagagacgtaccgcgtaaaattgacaacaattgtttattcgtaagggcccctctattcttattacatctctttGTTTACTAGTGTTGTAACTAGACTTCAGCGCTGGGTTtctatttcccaggaaagagggttGATTACTATTGttctacaaagctagagagccaaataaaaaggttgacaatggtgaacccattttttgtccaaatagaaaCCGGACGCGTGTCCTTTGATATGTcattgcatgggtgttggcatattatgttattaaataaacaaacagttaaaagaaatgtgtcggtcctgagtTTGATccgcttttaaatatattcaatttaatatttatatttaattgtttaatatgaacaaaatggtagaaactacctacctacttaaatataaacaatattaaacaccaaattaattaattaaataaattttcaatggaaTGGCGATAAATGCCCAGAGACTTTAGCCTaaagcagtggttcttaacctgggttcgatcgaaccccagtTCGAGTTAGGTTCAACAGCAACTCTTCAGAACAATAACGCTCTCAACGTTTTGGTGTCAACAAATTCTAACGTACCCTGTTATTGCTAAGAAAGCTCTGgagattttcataccgtttgtgaGCAATCCTTTTCGAGGATGCTGGACATAAAAACGAAGAAAAGGAACAGACTTTATTGCGAAAATGACATGAGAGTGGCACTTGCCAAGGTTTCTGAACTGGTCTCTGAAAGGCAACAGCAGAAGTCACACTGATTTgcagtaaatattaattattatgtttttgtttttcaaatcaaaaagtTGAACAAGCACTGCTCCAATTTTGTGTTTAATGGTCCTAGTATACTTTCACTTCGTGATTCGTGATATACATAGTGTATCGATTGGTTAAATGCCTATAGCATTTTAATTTGTAGAATTTCGTGTATTGAAATTGCTcagtaataataaacaattacataaattaaaatgaaagttAAATCTAATTTTAATCGACGTTTTGAAACGACTTTTTTGCTTTAGATAAaactataattttaaaaatgaaatatagtaAAAGAGTTTTAATTAtgttcaacataaaatttttcaccatattattaaatataaaggtctgttcatacttaacagcactgcacgactccgtttcaaatatgtcattttattacatttctattcatatctacctacaagtcgcggtcacgtcacgtttacagcaatttggccgagtgcaaggcaaaatcggcttacttatacattagacgatacggcgcaatattgcttacatcGTATTGTCGaatacttgcaatatgaatgcatacacgtgcattcgtagctacgcgtcagaatacaagtcagcaaaaatgtttcgacgtttgtcgaacgaaaaatgatgtataatcacgctgttgttggaagaagaagctccaGAAGGCAacaaaaaagcacggaggcgttttgatgtgcatcccatgttaaaaaatagaaaaaccgaaggagagttttggacactgtataaggagcttgtggatgatggacaaaatttttttgaatatttccgtaaaaaatttaatttttttttaaatatttgcgccaaaaccatgtcgaaatattgaacagctgtcaactgtcactatcgataattggtccaaaacagcaaagcggcagactcatgtcACGTAAtttgcgtgtatatttccacgatggccaaaaaaacggatacgatacgttgacgcatgttgctgtaaggtatgaacaggaaatgtcgggtactgctgtaagcctgccgtggcgtaaacgtgacggttggtatgaatataccagtggcggctcgtccgtatgggctgcggggctgcagtccTCCCAGTACAATACAAATGCATGATATTTTTGTCATCtacatgggctgcggggctctgcagacctcccagtatagtacatattcaagctatttttgttttcatttgatcaccggtttggttaacgagctactacagcctgaataatctctgcagcccccccactACGAaatctcacgagccgctactggaATATacccatataaaatgtaccaaagaatacttttcgtacggccggatacctgctgaagtcggtacgtgccgattaggtatgaacagaccttaattcgaacgtttcaaaaaaatataaattttgactttttattgatttttataataatgttacatttaaaataatcaaagaaGATGttcttataatttaaatttgaatattggtTATGTTCGAACGATTTGAA
This window harbors:
- the LOC143913764 gene encoding mitochondrial ribosome-associated GTPase 2 isoform X1, giving the protein MFIKTWLCMIFFQYHLAVYISLVTTTTKNLITTSRKCSVVALRSRKLKSTVNPVKFFVDKFRVRAVGGNGGDGCISFLTAWANENGGPDGGDGGNGGHVVFQSSYDVTNLNHCKSVAEAKHGEKGSTKDCTGKSADHNILKVPIGTVIRTEDGNVLADLEEEGSMFIGARGGAGGKGNAFFKSDVQQAPTHAEYGAIGESIIYILEVKSMAHVGLLGFPNAGKSTLLCAISRARPKVAPYAFTTLRPHIGMVKYSDHEQIAVADLPGLIPGSHKNHGLGIQFLQHTERCCCLMYVVDLSVEKPWDQFKSLQFELSQYSEELVTRPRLIIGNKIDLPESQSNLPKFQKYFKDIKVLPISAKMGTNISDLLKKIREIYDERIK
- the LOC143913764 gene encoding mitochondrial ribosome-associated GTPase 2 isoform X2 — its product is MFNSFARLVTTTTKNLITTSRKCSVVALRSRKLKSTVNPVKFFVDKFRVRAVGGNGGDGCISFLTAWANENGGPDGGDGGNGGHVVFQSSYDVTNLNHCKSVAEAKHGEKGSTKDCTGKSADHNILKVPIGTVIRTEDGNVLADLEEEGSMFIGARGGAGGKGNAFFKSDVQQAPTHAEYGAIGESIIYILEVKSMAHVGLLGFPNAGKSTLLCAISRARPKVAPYAFTTLRPHIGMVKYSDHEQIAVADLPGLIPGSHKNHGLGIQFLQHTERCCCLMYVVDLSVEKPWDQFKSLQFELSQYSEELVTRPRLIIGNKIDLPESQSNLPKFQKYFKDIKVLPISAKMGTNISDLLKKIREIYDERIK
- the AlaRS gene encoding alanine--tRNA ligase, cytoplasmic codes for the protein MDTSMTAKQIRNAFIDFFKGKQHEYVHSSSTIPLDDPTLLFANAGMNQFKPIFLGTADPNSDMARWVRTVNTQKCIRAGGKHNDLDDVGKDVYHHTFFEMLGNWSFGDYFKKEICTWAWELLTEVLKLPSERLYVTYFGGDEKSGLAPDDECKEIWIKLGILPSHVLPGSMKDNFWEMGETGPCGPCSELHFDRIGGREAAHLVNMDDPDVLEIWNLVFIQFNRETDGSLRLLPKKHIDCGLGFERLVSVIQGKRANYDTDVFMPLFEAIEKGTGSRPYSGKVGAEDVDGMDMAYRVLADHARTLTVALADGGRPDNTGRGYVLRRILRRAVRYATEKLNAKPGFFATLVNTVVELLGETFPEVTRDPQTIMDIINEEEVQFLKTLTRGRNLLNRTINKLTGKEVPGDIAWRLYDTYGFPVDLTQLMCEEKGLQVNMNGYDEAKKAAQLTSQGKGAGAEEVIQLDVHALTELQNQGVPPTNDSFKYKYSADDEKYATYSFESCTATVVRLRYNKQFVDEVSSGQACGILLDQTSFYAEQGGQIFDEGYMVKIGDESVEFTVKNVQVKGGYILHIGVVEGTLKIGDKLSLHIDAERRRLVMNNHTGTHILNGVLRNILGNDSDQRGSLVMPDRLRFDFTNKGPMTTAQIKDAEDQIKSIITNNHKVYAKSIKLASAKTINGLRAMFDETYPDPVRVVSVNIPVEELEANPTGADGLQTSVEFCGGSHLHKTGHIGDFLISSEEGIAKGIRRIVALTGPEATKSLNRTAVLENEVNAVCNIVKDTNDFDSKEIVKKIVELTETVSHAVIPYWKKDEIRNVLKGLKKQLDDKDRATKAAVLVTVAEKAKELCLANPEAKFLVQELKAFNNTKALDAALKQVKSLNPNTAAMFFSVDSDTGKIFCLTAVPPSAIGKGLKASEWVQVVAVPMGGKGGGKPESAQASGPNINCLQEVLQLAETFAKTKLCD